TTTTTAATCATGTTTGCTTTTGGATTCTATTATTACACGAAAGTAAAGACATCAGATAATTACCTGATTGCCAATTGGAGTATGGGCTTTTGGTCAATTACCGGCACAATGATTAGTACCGCTTGTGGTGCTGCTGTATTTATTGGATGGGTCGGTATGGGCTTTAATGTAGGAATTGCAGGTTATTTTCAATTTGCTTTTCCTGCCATGATTATTACCCTATTGTTGTTTTATTTCTTTGCTAGTCCTCTGAGACGTCAGAAACTTTATACTATTGCTGATCTTTTTAGCGAAAGATTTGGAAAGCAAGCCGGTATTATTCCTTCCGTGCTTTCTGCCATTATTTACTCTGTTCCGACATTAGCTTTACAGATTGTCGGTATGACAACTGTATTTACTATTGCCTTCGGGTTAAATGATTCCACTGGTATGCTGCTTGGCTTTGCTATGGTGTTGGGATTTACGATCCTCGGCGGTTTGCCTGCTACTATCATTACTGATGCACTGCAAAGTATCATACTAGTCGTAGGAATCACTACCTTATTTGTTTCGAGTATTTTTTATGGCGGTGGTATTGGGAATGTTTTATCAGAGACTCCTGCAGAGTATTTAACCCCCTTAGGAAACGTAGGATTATCTGGCGTTTTACTATTCGCTCTTTCTGTCGGCCCCTTTTATCTCGTTTGGCAATCAACGTGGCAAAGAATATTCGCATCCAAAGATGAAAAAGTCGCCAAGAAAGCTGGTGTCACCAGTGTTTTGATTATTTTACTCATATCCATACTGCCTTACTCCATTGGAGTTATGGCCCGTCAATATGTGCCTAATGATTTAAACCCCGATTTAATTTTCTCCTATGTAACGGTTGAGCTGCTTCATCCAGCTATCGGCGGGATCATCCTTGTGGGCCTTTTAGCTGCTTTGATGACAGGGGCAACTTCTTTTATCTTACAAGGAAGTTCCAACCTGACAAGAGACATGTACCAACGCTTATTTGATCCAAATGCATCAGAAAAAAGATTAATGACAGCTTCTAGACTATCGGTTGTTATTATTTCTATTTTAGGTTTAATTGTAGCTTTCAATATGTCCGATATTATAACAACTTACGAATGGGCTCTCCGTATCATTGGTGCAACGCTTGTGATCCCGTTTTTAGCAGCTATGTTCTGGAGAGGAGTAACCAAAAAAGGGGTCTTGGCAAGTATGGTTGCAGCTATGATAGGAACCATCCTCCATCCTTTTTTAAACATCCCGATAGAACACACGATATTTGGTCTTGGTCTGTCCCTTATCACTCTTGTCGTCATCAGCTTATTGTCAGAACATTCAGATGAAGAACAGGTAAAAGCGTTATATTGGGAAGTTCTTCAATCGAACAGCCGTGGAGAAGAAGAAAAGAACGAGCCTATAAGCAAAGTAAAATAATAGAAGGAGGACAAACATTGAATACATTAATCATTAACGCCAATATCTATACTATGAACCCTCAGCAGCCTCAAGCTAAAGCGATGTTAATTGAAAATGGCGTCATAAAAAAGCTTTGGAATAAAGGTGGAACCGATGAGATTATAGTAGAAGCGGGTTCAGATACTCCTGTTATTGATGCAAAAGGACAATTGATGCTCCCAGGGTTTATTGATACACATAACCACTTAATTATGTATGCGCAAAACAAAAACGAAGCCAATTGTTCTGCTTCCAATTGCGAATCTATCCAGGACATTCAACAAAAACTCATCGAACAAAAGCGAATGACTTCACCATCAGACTGGGTGATTGGCTGGGGATATGATGATACATTGTTAAAAGAAAACCGCCATCCGGTCAGGGAGGAGTTAGACGATGTTATTCCCCATCAACCGGCTATTATTAAGCATATATCCGGACACTTTATGGTGGCGAACACAAAAGCTTTAGAAGCTGCAGGTATAACGGAAACGGAAGAAGATCCACAAGGAGGGCATTTCGGCCGATATTCTAATGGCATCTTAAACGGCATTCTACACGAAGTTGGAGCCATTCAACGATTAGTAGCCTATTTACCTGAAAAATCAGAAGACATATTATTAGAAGAACTAAAAGCAGGGGCAAAAGACTATATCCGTGAAGGCATTACAACGAGCACAGAGGCTGCCGTCGGTATCTTCTCCGCTAAAAAAGAGCTCCCCCTGCTTGTACAAGCACTAGAAGAAGGTCATCTTCCCTTTGACCTTCGGTTAATGATCATGGAAGATGCTCTTCAGTTCGAAGGTAAAGATTATAAAGATGATGTCAAAGCGCTAGATCAATTATTAAAGAATAAAAGTAATGGCCGTATGGGCATAGATAGCGTTAAATTTTTTCAAGACGGATCGATCCAATTGCGCACGGCAGCGTTAAGCGATCCCTATATAGGAACAACCGAGCATGGAATGCTTGTGTTCGAGCAAGAAGATTTTAATAAAAAGGTAAGAAAATATCATGATCAAAAAGTTCGGGTAAGTTCTCATGGCAACGGGGATCAAGCTATTCATTCTATCTTGGAAGCTTATAAAAAAGCACAGGATGAAAATCCTCATCCTCATGCAAATCACCGCGTAGAGCATGCCCAAACGATACAGGATATTGATTTAGAGCTTGCTGCTGCCTATAACTTTCCTTTGTCCTTTTTCATCAATCATATCTACTATTGGGGCGATAGACACAGGGATATCTTTCTAGGAAAACAGCGCGCAGAGCAAATGAATCCTTTACGTAAAGCAGAAAAGTTTGGTATATTATTTACCCTGCACTCTGACTGTCCGATCACGCCGATTTCTCCATTATTCTCCATCTGGGCAGCCTGCTGCCGTCAAACACGCAATGGAGATGTATTAGGGGAAAACCAATGTCTCTCGGTAGAAAAAGCAGTCGAAACCATGACCATCGACGGGGCACGATTAAATGGTGAAGAGAACATGAAAGGCAGTCTGGCACCAGGAAAGATCGCAGACTTTATCACTCTTGATAAAAACATTTTTGAAGCGGATCCCATGCAGATACGAGACGCCTCTGTCACAGCCACTTGGAAAAATGGGCAGCTAATCTATGAAAAAGAAAAAACATTTGAAACGTTATAAGAAAAACTCGAGTTGCCGCCAATTGCAAATGGCGGAAGTCATAGTTGATCCTTTAACAAAATTAAACATTTCTAAAATATAAGCAAAAACAGGAGAACCTTTCAACCGGTTCTCCTGTTTCATTGTACACTCTTACCTAATTCAGCCTGATGTTGTTCGATACACTGTAACCCCGTAATGAGAGCCATGTAGTAGATGTCAGTGCTGCTGCACCCTCTAGAAAGATCATTGACTGGCTTATTTAAGCCTTGGAGAATCGGGCCCAATGCCTGAAAACCTCCTAACCTCTGTGTGATTTTATACGCTATGTTCGCAGCATCAAGGTTGGGGAAAACAAATACATTGGCGTTGCCTTGCAAAGGGGAGTAAGGCGATTTTTTTTGAGCAATTTCAGGGATGATGGCTGCATCAAATTGAATTTCTCCGTCCACAGGCCACTTAGGATAGTTCTGTTTAAATATACGGACAGCTTCATGGACCACTGCTGTCTCTTCCGATTGAGCAGATCCATTCGTAGAATAGCTTAAAAATGCAACGCGCGGATTTATATTAAACATTTCAGTAGAACAAGCGGTAAGATTAGCAATTTCAGCTAAATCCCGACTTTGCGGAGAAACATTTACTGCACAATCTGCAAAAAAGTAAACCGTTTTTTCTTTCAACATAACAAAATAGCTGCTTATCCGTTTGACAGAAGGCTTCGTCTTAATAAGCTGCATGGCTGGTTTTAAAATATCACGGGTCGCATACTGTGCCCCTCCGACAAATCCATTTACTTCCCCGCGTTCTAAGAGCATCATTCCAAAGTAATTTGGCTCTTGGATGAGATTCTCTGCCTCTGCTTTTGTCATTTTAGATTTGCGTTTATCATACATTGCATCTCTATACGTGTTGAGTTGGGGACATGTTTGCGGATCACAGACTTTTACCGTTTCGGGTATAGATGAGAACAAGTCCTTCCATTTTTTTATCAATTCTTTTTCCCGTCCAATTAACACAGGACGAATGAGCTTTTCTATATCTAATTGATACGCTGCTTGAAGAACACGTTCGTCTTCCCCTTCTGGAAAAACAATCGTCGGATACGCATTGCGTACATTTTCAATAATTTCGGAAAATAATATATTCATAACCATCCCTCTTTCCAAAAATAATGTTAATACTTACTTAGGCTCCCCATAAATAAATAGCCGCTAAGGTTTTTAAAACCTACGAAATCCAACGTACCAATGAAAATTATGCAAAGTCATTATTCAGAAAGAATGTAGGAAACGATTCTCAAACTATAGCCAAAAATTCTGGAAACATTTCTTAATTCAATTATATAAGAATTCATATTGGTTCGGTTATCAGGATGTTAGAACCTTTTCATTACTATTTTTTATAAGTCGAACTGTGAGATAGGAGTAATAATTTAGTAAAATTTTTCAAACCGCTTGAAGCATTTATTCGTTGCCTAATAAGAAAGAAATCATACAGGAGGTTTGTTAAATGAAGAAACGAATGGTTGTTTTTGTTATCTTTTTTCTTGTAATACTTACCAGCGTTTCAGCATGTACAGGAGAAGATGAAAAGATTGCTGGGCCAACGGGTAACCCAGAAGAGAACGATGAAGTGAGACAGGCTTCAGGTGGACCTTATAAAGAAGCACTGGTATATGTTAATAATAAAGATTCAAACAATCTTCAAGTTATCCATCCGACTACACATGAAGTTGTTCGTAATATAGATGTAGGAGAAAAACCGACTTATAACGAAATCAGCCCAAAAGGAAATAATGTGTATGTCGTCAACAGTAAATCTGAAGATGTCTCGATTATCGATGCAAAAACAGCGGAAGTAATCAAAACTATTCCGGTTGGAAAGACGCCAAAAGGTATTAATTTTACTCCAGATGGAAAATGGGTGTATGTTGTTAACGAAGGAGATAACACTGTTACAGTGATTGATAATGAGTCGATGGAAAAAACATCAACCATTGATGTCGGCGAGTCCCCCCATAACGGTGTAGCAAGCGTTGATAGCAGCACGTTTTACGTCACAAATACTGGATCCGACTCTATTTCAGTGATTGACACTGCGTCTCAACAGGTGACCAATACAATTAAAGAAGTAGAAGGATCTCCTCACAATATAAATATTACTCCAGACGGAAAAACTCTGCTCGTTACCTTGACACAAACGAGTGAGGTTGGGGTGGTGGATATAAAGGATGCTGAAATGTCTGAAGTTATTCCTGTAGGAACCGGACATCACGTGTTAGATGTCACCAAGGATGGAAAATATGCGTATGTGGGAAATATCGGGACCAACTTTGTCTCGGTCATTGACATTTCAGCGGAAAAAGAAATAAAGCAAATTGAGGTTGGAAAGGGGCCTCACGGTATAATCGTTTCAGCAAACGGCGATGCTGTTTATGCTGCTATCAGCGGTGAAAATAAGGTCACCGTCATTGACAGAAAAACAAACGAAGTAGTCGACAATATAGATGTTGATTCATTTCCTTTCTTTATAAGTACTTTAGAAAGCCACTCTTTAGACAAAAAGAGAACAGATAATTAATTCTCCGGTATAATTTATCATTGGGGAGCTGTCCCATAAGTCAGTTCTCAGCAAACGAACTGGAATATACTCGCTTTCCGCGGGCGGCGGTTCAGCCTCCTCGTGAGCAAAAACCGCTCACTGAGGGGTCTTCACACTGTCGCTTTTCCCGCAGGAGTCTCACATATTCCAGTTACTAGATGATTTTCATCCCCTAAACTAAACTTTTGGGACAGCCTCCTTTCTTGATTTTATGCTTGAATGTCTGGATTAAGACTCAATTACCTTGAACGTACTGGCGACGATCGTCAGGTTTATACATTAGAAGTAATACTGCACCCAGGACAGTATGCTTTCGTTTCCCTCTCTTCCCTTTGCCTGCAGGTGCATACTTTCATAAAGTCTAATTCTCCCATATCCTCCTAAGACGGAGATGCTTATACACCCTGTTCACAGGATAACAGCAGAGAACTTTTGCTTTTCTATTACGAAGTTCCCAGCACTTTTTGGCCTTGCGGCTGGGTATTATATGGAGTCGGTTCTAACGTGATGCCAATATCATCAAATGATTGATTTTTTGGTAGACGATAGGTAATTAGACCATTACCGTTTTCATTTGGTTTTAACGTACCTGCATTTTGCCGATTTCCATTCTTCAACAACCAAACTTGATAGACTTCCTCCTCTTTTACAGTTGGCATATTGTTTAGGTTTATTACAAGACTAGTACTACTACCTTCTTGAATAAGGTAGGCAGTACCATTTGCTGAAACTGCCGCATCCTCCCCTTGTAAAGCATAAGTTGTGATTATTTGAGCTGGATCAGCTTCTTCGTTTTCTAAAGTTGTTATGGTATCTTTTAATTGGAGATTGCTCCAGAACAGTCCGATCATACCAATGACTAAAAGTATGGCAATCCCAGCAGATATTGGCGAGAAATTTTTCGTTAAAGTTTCTTTTATTCGTGTTAATAAATGGTGTTTTTTATCTTTCGTAGTATGAGTCTGTTTCGATGTTTCGTTTTCTGCAAAAATAAATTCCATGACTTCTTGTTTCAGCGTTTCAGGAACCTCTGCTTCTTCTATATCATTAGAAAGCGTCTGCCAAACACCCTTAAAAGAATCTACTTCCTTTTTACAGTGACTGCATGTTTGAAGGTGCTGTTCAAATAGTTCTTTTTCATTCTCGCTAAGCTCATCGATAATATATAAAGACAGGTTTTCGCATTTATTTTCCATGGCGAACCCCTCCTATGTCTTCGCTGAAATAATGGCGCAGTTTTTTTAGAGTTTGATGCAGCCTGCTTTTAATTGTACCAAGCGGCTTATTTTCCATTTGAGCAATTTCTCGTAAGGAGTAACCTTCCCAGTATACTAAATGAAGAAGATGCTGTTGAGACGGAGAGAGTGACTGTTTGGCTTCACGAATTTGCTGTTTCAAAGAAACTTGCTGGACAATATCTTCTGTCTCGTAATCTTGTATTTGCCTCCATTCATGAGGCTCTAATTGAATGATCCCTTTATGTTTTCGGTCGCTTCGAATAAGATCAATCGCGATGTTGCGAGTAATGGTAAGAAGCCAGTTTGCAAATTGTCCTTTCGTGGAGTTGTACGTTTGTTTTGTTGTCCAAAGCCGGAGAAAGACATGTTGGACAATTTCTTTTGTTTTTTCTGTATTGCCTTTCGTCATTTTTAAGGAAAAACTGTAGATAAGCTTTACATACCGATCATACAGTTCTTCAAGTGCTGGACGGTGGTTTTGCACAATTAATTTGGTAAGTTCTTCATCCGTTTTCCGTTTCAAGCTGCGTTCCCTCCCTTGTGAAGTAAGTTGTTCTTTTAATGGTAAACTTTAGAAAAACTTGGCTTACCGCCAAGTTAAAATGGCAATATACTTTGATCCTTTAACAAAGTTAATCATTCCTAAAGTATAAAAAGAAAAAACTGTCACAGAAGGACAGTTCTTTCTTCATCAGGCAGGAAAATAAGTTGACGTTTAAAGATCCAGTTTCAGTGCACACATGATAAAACCGTGTACGCAGGAGAAAGTTCTTTAGATTTTTCCGCCAACGCCACATCTTAGGGCATTGCCTCCTCTTTATCTACTTGTGCGTATTTAACCGAACTTCCTTTTTTTCAGAGTGTTTGCGCTTTTCTTATAACATGTCATATTATTTAAACGTTGTGTCACTGTTAACTATATACCAGAGATCTTTAACACCTTGACCGTGAACATCACCTGGGGATTCATCTTTAACAAAGTAGTAAAGCGGATAACCTTTATACGTTGTTTGTTTATCTTCTGTATCTTCTCGAGTGATCGTACCGAAGTCATCTTTGTTGAAGTTTTGGGGAACGTCATTTAAGTGTTCTGCATAGAAAGGCGGCCAGTTTTCAAGACATTCACCACTGCAGTTTGAAGTACCTGGTTCATCATTTGCAAAGTAATAAAGTGCTCGGCCATCGGCGTCCGTAAGAAAATCACCAACACTTTGATGTTCCATTAATTCTAAAGAAGAAGATTTTTCAGCTGCTTTTTCGGTACTACTCTCCATCTCTTTTTTCGATACTTCTACCTGATCTGAATTTGGATTCTCCTCGACTTCTTCAATACCGCATGCTCCAAGGAATACCCCGGCTAATAGCAATGCAGATAACAAACTCAAAATGTTCATTTTTCGCTCCATCTCCTTTTATTTTCTATTCACTAAAGGAAACGGAAGCAGAGCAAAAACGGTTCGATAAAAATAGATTTAATGTACAAGTGGGTCCAGATGCCCATAGCCACAACATTACGAAAATGGTAAATAATTTAAACAACAGTAAACGTAAGGAGGGCCAGCAGTATGGAAACAATTGTCATAGCTATGAAAGGAAGTAATGCTTTTGTACGCAGTGCCTTAAAATTAACATTCAAACCCAGCCCTACCATTGCCATCGTGAGAATAAACGTAGACAGGTCAGAAACTCCGTCTATCACATACGTTGGAATTTGCAAATAAGGACCAATAACATAGCTTCCAACCAGACTCATTACAATAAAGCCAATGAGAAACCAAGGAAAATCCATTTTTGCTTGCCCGCTTTCACTCTTGTTTTGCTTTTTCATCCAATACATCAAAATAAAACAGAGTGGAATCAATAGGAAAACACGTCCTAGCTTTGCTAAAAGAGCGATCGCTAAGGCATCTTCTCCTGCAGGTGCTGCAGCTAATGCTACATGAGCAATTTCGTGTAAACTTATTCCAGACCATATGCCGTACTCTTCCTCCGTAAGTGGTAAAATAGGCTGCAGGACGGTATAAAGAAGAGCGAAAATGGTGCCGGTTAATGCAATAATCCCTACTCCAATCGCTGTATCCTCTTCTTTTGATTTTATAATCGGTGATACAGCAGCAATGGCAGCCGCTCCGCATACCCCCGTTCCGACACCTAGAAGAAGAGACAAATTAAAGTCCGCTTTCAACCATTTAGCAATGAATACCATGGCAAGAACCGCAAAAATTATAGTACCCGCCCCCCGAACTAACAAAGGCAGGCCTTGACTAAAAATGACCGCAATATTTAATTGCAACCCATAAAGTACAATAGCGTACCTGAGCAGCTTTTTAGACGAAAATTCGATACCCTTTCGAATTTTTTCTGGATACTCCCAAATTTGCCGACAGACAATCGCAATTAATATGGCACAAGCAAGCGGACCTACCCGATCAAACCCTGTAATATTGGATAAACCAACACCTAGAAGAGCAATGAAAAACGTAAATGCAATTCCTCCGCTCCACTGTAAAAAACGATAAGATTTCTTGTTGTCCGTACGTCCGGATGGCTCATGATAAGTTTCCTTCATTTCATATTGTTGTGGCTGCATGGTTTCGTGCTCCTTTCTAACAAGTGGCCATTCGTAAACAATGTCTTTGATTTTACGATACCACAGAAAACAGCACTGCTATTATTTGACTTCTTAATGGCTTACATATAAAAATATAATAATCACGGGAGAGCCACAGATTCAATGATTAGTAAATTCAAGGAAAGAAAAGCTTTCAATCACTACAACAAATCGAAATAAAGGGGGTATCCCAATATCCCTAGGCTTCTTTATAACCCCTTTTAAAGATTTCTTGTACATTGCTCGTTGTGACATATGCATCTTCATCAATCTGCTCAATGATGCGGCGGAGTTGAACAATTTCGCGTTTATTAATGACGATATAAAGAATTTTCCGGACGTCCTTCGTATAGCCTCCTCGTCCTTCTAAGATGGTAACACCGCGTCCCATTCTATTTATCAGTTCATCGAGAACTTCTTCTTGATATTTGGAAATAATCATTACGGCGGTACGCTCATTTGCACCCTCCACAATTTTGTCAATGACTTTCGCACCAACAAACACAGCAATCAATGTATACATAGCTTTTTCTTTTCCAATAACAAAGGCAGACATTAAAATGACTGCTATATCAATAACGAGCATGGCTTTCCCAATGCTCCAACCTAAAAGCTTATTACATAATTTAGCTAAAGTCGTTGCTCCCCCCGATGTACCCCCAGCTCGAAAAATCATTCCAAGCCCAATACCGACAAATAATCCAGCAAACATAGCGGCGAGCAAACTATCGTCATTTAATTCTTCCCCCCACCCATATGTAATTTCTAAAAAGAGAGACATAAAAATGATAGCAATCATGGTATAAATGGTTGTCTTAATCGTAAAAAATTTGTAGCCAATTGCTACCAGCAAAAGATTCAAAATCAAATTGACTATTCCAGGCGACCAGCCAAATAGATAATAAGTAATGATGGTTATTCCGATTACGCCACCTTCAGACAACGTGTTTGGAATAGCGAAATAATTTATACCGATTGCAAATATAAATGTTCCTATTATTATAATAAAAATATCGCTGACTCTTTGTTTCATCGAACTCCCCTCCTTTTCTTCTCCATTGACTATACCTCTTAAAATCATAGTGCTCAAGGGCTTAGTTTAGTTTTGTGCATTGCTCGATAAACATATCAGAACAACAAAACCTACTCCCTTTATAAGAAGTAGGTTGTTCTCTACGCAGATCTATGGAGGCTGCGACTTATGAGGCAGCTATTTGCTATTTACTAAAGTAGAATAGAATTGTTTTTTCTTGTGCTGTGTGAAAAATAAACATTATAAGTGCGCAAGCGTTGCAAAGTAATAAATAAGCGGCAGGACTAAGAAGTAGAGTCCTGGATGCACTTCTTTATATCGGCCCGACAAGCTTTTAACAATCACAAAAATAATGATTCCTGCTGCAATGCCATTTCCAAAATTAAAAGTAAAAATAGTTACAACAATAGTCATGAAAGCAGGCAGCGATTCGGTTGTGTCCGAAAAGTCTATATTTTTAACAGCTGAAAGCATCATTAGTCCCACCAATATGAGTGCAGGTGCTGTAGCAGCATTTGGGATAATTAAAATAATAGGCGTAATAAATATCGTTAATAAAAATAATAATCCAGTTGTAACAGCAGTCAGCCCGGTACGACCACCAGATTCCACACCTGCAGCCGACTCTACATAGGTTGTTAAAACAGGAACGGATAAAAACGAGCCTAGTGTTGTACCGGAAGCATCCGTTAGAAAAGGCCTGTTTATGTTAGGCAAATTCCCCTCTTTAT
This DNA window, taken from Alteribacillus bidgolensis, encodes the following:
- the pta gene encoding phosphate acetyltransferase; protein product: MNILFSEIIENVRNAYPTIVFPEGEDERVLQAAYQLDIEKLIRPVLIGREKELIKKWKDLFSSIPETVKVCDPQTCPQLNTYRDAMYDKRKSKMTKAEAENLIQEPNYFGMMLLERGEVNGFVGGAQYATRDILKPAMQLIKTKPSVKRISSYFVMLKEKTVYFFADCAVNVSPQSRDLAEIANLTACSTEMFNINPRVAFLSYSTNGSAQSEETAVVHEAVRIFKQNYPKWPVDGEIQFDAAIIPEIAQKKSPYSPLQGNANVFVFPNLDAANIAYKITQRLGGFQALGPILQGLNKPVNDLSRGCSSTDIYYMALITGLQCIEQHQAELGKSVQ
- a CDS encoding sodium:solute symporter family protein, which gives rise to MSWYITYTIIYFLIMFAFGFYYYTKVKTSDNYLIANWSMGFWSITGTMISTACGAAVFIGWVGMGFNVGIAGYFQFAFPAMIITLLLFYFFASPLRRQKLYTIADLFSERFGKQAGIIPSVLSAIIYSVPTLALQIVGMTTVFTIAFGLNDSTGMLLGFAMVLGFTILGGLPATIITDALQSIILVVGITTLFVSSIFYGGGIGNVLSETPAEYLTPLGNVGLSGVLLFALSVGPFYLVWQSTWQRIFASKDEKVAKKAGVTSVLIILLISILPYSIGVMARQYVPNDLNPDLIFSYVTVELLHPAIGGIILVGLLAALMTGATSFILQGSSNLTRDMYQRLFDPNASEKRLMTASRLSVVIISILGLIVAFNMSDIITTYEWALRIIGATLVIPFLAAMFWRGVTKKGVLASMVAAMIGTILHPFLNIPIEHTIFGLGLSLITLVVISLLSEHSDEEQVKALYWEVLQSNSRGEEEKNEPISKVK
- a CDS encoding YeiH family protein, with protein sequence MQPQQYEMKETYHEPSGRTDNKKSYRFLQWSGGIAFTFFIALLGVGLSNITGFDRVGPLACAILIAIVCRQIWEYPEKIRKGIEFSSKKLLRYAIVLYGLQLNIAVIFSQGLPLLVRGAGTIIFAVLAMVFIAKWLKADFNLSLLLGVGTGVCGAAAIAAVSPIIKSKEEDTAIGVGIIALTGTIFALLYTVLQPILPLTEEEYGIWSGISLHEIAHVALAAAPAGEDALAIALLAKLGRVFLLIPLCFILMYWMKKQNKSESGQAKMDFPWFLIGFIVMSLVGSYVIGPYLQIPTYVIDGVSDLSTFILTMAMVGLGLNVNFKALRTKALLPFIAMTIVSILLALLTFTVV
- a CDS encoding RNA polymerase sigma factor — its product is MKRKTDEELTKLIVQNHRPALEELYDRYVKLIYSFSLKMTKGNTEKTKEIVQHVFLRLWTTKQTYNSTKGQFANWLLTITRNIAIDLIRSDRKHKGIIQLEPHEWRQIQDYETEDIVQQVSLKQQIREAKQSLSPSQQHLLHLVYWEGYSLREIAQMENKPLGTIKSRLHQTLKKLRHYFSEDIGGVRHGK
- a CDS encoding anti-sigma factor, whose translation is MENKCENLSLYIIDELSENEKELFEQHLQTCSHCKKEVDSFKGVWQTLSNDIEEAEVPETLKQEVMEFIFAENETSKQTHTTKDKKHHLLTRIKETLTKNFSPISAGIAILLVIGMIGLFWSNLQLKDTITTLENEEADPAQIITTYALQGEDAAVSANGTAYLIQEGSSTSLVINLNNMPTVKEEEVYQVWLLKNGNRQNAGTLKPNENGNGLITYRLPKNQSFDDIGITLEPTPYNTQPQGQKVLGTS
- a CDS encoding YitT family protein translates to MKQRVSDIFIIIIGTFIFAIGINYFAIPNTLSEGGVIGITIITYYLFGWSPGIVNLILNLLLVAIGYKFFTIKTTIYTMIAIIFMSLFLEITYGWGEELNDDSLLAAMFAGLFVGIGLGMIFRAGGTSGGATTLAKLCNKLLGWSIGKAMLVIDIAVILMSAFVIGKEKAMYTLIAVFVGAKVIDKIVEGANERTAVMIISKYQEEVLDELINRMGRGVTILEGRGGYTKDVRKILYIVINKREIVQLRRIIEQIDEDAYVTTSNVQEIFKRGYKEA
- a CDS encoding beta-propeller fold lactonase family protein, with the translated sequence MKKRMVVFVIFFLVILTSVSACTGEDEKIAGPTGNPEENDEVRQASGGPYKEALVYVNNKDSNNLQVIHPTTHEVVRNIDVGEKPTYNEISPKGNNVYVVNSKSEDVSIIDAKTAEVIKTIPVGKTPKGINFTPDGKWVYVVNEGDNTVTVIDNESMEKTSTIDVGESPHNGVASVDSSTFYVTNTGSDSISVIDTASQQVTNTIKEVEGSPHNINITPDGKTLLVTLTQTSEVGVVDIKDAEMSEVIPVGTGHHVLDVTKDGKYAYVGNIGTNFVSVIDISAEKEIKQIEVGKGPHGIIVSANGDAVYAAISGENKVTVIDRKTNEVVDNIDVDSFPFFISTLESHSLDKKRTDN
- a CDS encoding COG4315 family predicted lipoprotein, producing the protein MNILSLLSALLLAGVFLGACGIEEVEENPNSDQVEVSKKEMESSTEKAAEKSSSLELMEHQSVGDFLTDADGRALYYFANDEPGTSNCSGECLENWPPFYAEHLNDVPQNFNKDDFGTITREDTEDKQTTYKGYPLYYFVKDESPGDVHGQGVKDLWYIVNSDTTFK
- a CDS encoding amidohydrolase, producing the protein MNTLIINANIYTMNPQQPQAKAMLIENGVIKKLWNKGGTDEIIVEAGSDTPVIDAKGQLMLPGFIDTHNHLIMYAQNKNEANCSASNCESIQDIQQKLIEQKRMTSPSDWVIGWGYDDTLLKENRHPVREELDDVIPHQPAIIKHISGHFMVANTKALEAAGITETEEDPQGGHFGRYSNGILNGILHEVGAIQRLVAYLPEKSEDILLEELKAGAKDYIREGITTSTEAAVGIFSAKKELPLLVQALEEGHLPFDLRLMIMEDALQFEGKDYKDDVKALDQLLKNKSNGRMGIDSVKFFQDGSIQLRTAALSDPYIGTTEHGMLVFEQEDFNKKVRKYHDQKVRVSSHGNGDQAIHSILEAYKKAQDENPHPHANHRVEHAQTIQDIDLELAAAYNFPLSFFINHIYYWGDRHRDIFLGKQRAEQMNPLRKAEKFGILFTLHSDCPITPISPLFSIWAACCRQTRNGDVLGENQCLSVEKAVETMTIDGARLNGEENMKGSLAPGKIADFITLDKNIFEADPMQIRDASVTATWKNGQLIYEKEKTFETL